The Ziziphus jujuba cultivar Dongzao chromosome 1, ASM3175591v1 genome segment CTCTTGCGTCTAGCCCTGAAGTAGGCTCATCCATGAATATTATAGAGGGATTGGCCACTAACTCCACTGCAATTGTTAACCTTTTCCGCTGCTCAGTTGAGAGACCATTGACACCAGGCAACCCAACTAGTGCTTGTCTCAGTGGGTTGAGTTCCACAAGCTCCATCACTTCCTCGATGAACATCTGCAACCATATGTAGGCATCAAATATCAACAATAAAACATACAAAAGCTACTCAGACTTCATATTGGAAAACTTGCTCAGCTTGTCCAGAACAAGACTTTTAAATACTGAAATATATAGATTTAGTAAGAGCATTGTTCAGCTTCTCTTTTCTTCAACTTCCTTGAGGTTGCCATGCTAGATAATTAAGTCAGCTTATAGATAAGAGATaaacaaaactttaaaagaagTTCAGAACTGCAGGTTGAGCTGAAGATAAACTTGACTGAACTGTTAAATTTGACATGTTCATCCCTAACCTGGCTTTCTACAGTTATGAACTCCATTaagcccaaagaaaaaaaaaaaaaatatatatatatatatatatacactaaccTTTCTTGTCTCAGAATCAACTTCTGTTGGTAATCGGAGCCAAGCTGAGTAGAGCAAGGACTCGTATACAGTAACATGCGGTGAGTGGATGTCATTTTGCTCACAATATCCAGAAATTCGTGCAAATGTTTCTTGCTTCTTAGGGTATCCAGAAATTCTGATATCGCCATCAATATATCCACCAGTTTTCCTACCAGCCAGGACATCCATCAAAGTTGTTTTACCAGCACCACTAACTCCCATCAGAGCAGTTAAAACACCTGGCCTAAAAGTGCCACTTACACCCTTCAGGAGAACCAATCTATCATCTGCAACACCCTGACTCCTCATTTCCTGCAGGTTTGGTTCAAAATTCAAGCCATGTTATTTTAGATTATATTTTGTTTCCAAGTTACTCTAATCGAAGAAAACTAAGGTCACCTGAGGCATGTCCACAGAATATACAACATCATCAAAGGTGATTGAATGTGGTTCAAATGGAAGAATCATTCCTCTTTTCTCATTATGACTCCGAGTTTGGTTACTTGAGCTTCTTTCTCTTTGTGCTAATTGAATGGATCCCCCAGCTCTGCCCTTCTCACCGCTGCTGTCATCTTCTGATTTTATGGATCCTGACTTCCCAAATTCTACAAGTTCAATTGTCTTACGTTAGCAAAATCACCTCTTTACGTTTATTAACAAAGTTTTTGAGAGTGGATGAAGTAGAGGTACGAACCATTGAGGAAAGTGAAAGCAATAACGGTACCAATgttgaaaagtaaaataaatccaAGCAGTGCCCCATTGCCAAGCCAATACCAATATTCATCTGTAAAGAACCCGCCGCTCTTCAAAACTTCAACTCCTAGAGGTTCTGTTGAGTTTGGCAGGATCTTTTTACAGAAAAAGCATACTCAAATATAAGATGATTGTTTGGAAGGAggctcaaaaaacaaaaagtactaATTCAAAAATCTTACATGTCGCCACTTGTTCCCAAGGAACTCGTTAACTAGTATTGCATTCTGGCCATACATCAAAGGGGAAATCCAGAAACCCCAAATCCACCATTTTTTAATATCATCTGTTGGCATTGTGAAGAGAAAGGAAACAAGCATGAATTATTTTCTGCTGGAAGaggaaaaattttttttttccttaatgacATTGAGTACTTGTTAAATTGTACCTTTAGACAGCACAAAGCCACCCAATGCGAAAGTTGCTAGCAAGGCAAAGGACCCAAAAGTGTTTGCAACAATCATGTTCCTACCCAAAGCTGCAATCAATCTGAACAGTGCAGAGGCCATCTGGTTTACACATAGTAGCAGAAGATATTGCTTAAAAAACCTGCAGGGTGCAGAATATGTATCCTTGGTGAAGTTTGAACATCCAAAACAAACCTTTGAGTCTACAAcaatttaaatgtttttagtTGGTTACCTTCCAACATTTGGATCAAATCCAATAACATAATACGTAAGGAACACCCAGACTGCAACCTCTATCAATGTGATAGGGATCTTGAGAACCCATGTTGGAAGAGCATATGCCCATGGAGGGTAGAACAGGAGGTTCCTCTGCTTGTAAAAGACTGGAAGCTTGGCAATGGTCATGGAAATCTCTGACATTCCATTAAACATTACAGTAACCACAGCATAGAACAAAGCACCAACGTAAATTTGTCCATCCTCTGCAGAATCGTCAGGCATCTTGGTTCTTAGAAAGACTGTCATCCCAATCAGCGCCGTTATTGCAATCTAGAAGTGGGAAAATATGTAAGTAAATGTTAAATACAAAAACTTTGAATAGAAAACATGAAGCAGTTCAAGTAAAATCAAAGCATAGTTAGGGAACCCACTTGTGAAAGCTTGAAGAAGTAAACAAAGGAGTTCCTCTTCATAAGCAAGTATTCTCTTGATATACAAGCTCTTAAGAGTTCCCCCTTCCCTAAACCATATTTTTTGGTTGTCAAAGCAGCTGGGTGGTTTTTGCTCTCGTCAAATGGAGTTGCAAGCTCATCTCCTACTTTCCTTCCCACATGATATGATTGGAAAGCCTCCACAAATTCCTTTACTGTGACAAAACTGTAAGGCTCCTCTTTTCGTACCCAATACTGCTCCTGATCTTTTCTTGATGTCAcctatgaaaaatgaaattatgcATTACCAATTGGCATACCATAGGTTGTTGTCCATCTCTCTTTTAGAACAAATGAGAAAAACCAACTATTTTTGTATATGTTTACCTCTTGAAGAAAGTCAGCGACACCTTTCCTCTCTGGACATTTAAAACCCATGGATTCAAAAAAATCAAGAACGCCTTCCCGTGGACCCTGGTACACAATCTGACCATCGGAGAGGAGAATCAAGTCATCAAAAAGGTTATAAGTCTCTGGTGCAGGCTGGAGCAGTGAGATGACAGCAGTCCCTTGAAAAATATGAACAAATTGCTTGAGTGAATTCACAATTGAATAAGTTGTCGAGCTGTCCAAACCAGTAGATATTTCATCCATGAAAAGCGCCTTTGCTGGTCCAACTAGCATCTCACCTATAATTGTATTGTATACAAATCATTAATTGTGCAGAGTAGAAAAAAGTTTGTAGTGCATTTATGTTAGTAATTGAGTTCTTTACCAGTTGTGACACGCTTCCTCTGTCCCCCAGAGATACCCCTTATCATTTCATCCCCAACCATGGTATCAGCACAGATATCCAATCCCAAAACCTGTAAATAATCTCATTCTAAATTATGAAGGAACTCAAGGAAACTGTTTGAGTCTTTCTTAAAAACTTAATTATGGCAATGATATACACTTTTCAGTGATGTTTACCTTTAGAATATAATCAGTCACTACATTTGACTCTTGGCCTTCTGTTGCTGCTGCCTAAAGtaggcaaaaaaaataaaataaaaataaaaatataagagggaaaacaacaacaacaacaacaaaaagaaccTCGTAAAATGTCAAGTACATTTAGATAAGattgtaaatttgaaaattttcacacAAATAGAAAAGAATTGGGCTTAAATATCCCCTGAATCATGATCACTGGTTTGCCCTTCTAGTGCATCATTCTTGAGAAATAAGCTCATGCTTCTTTTTTCTCACCTTCATGTAGATATCAATATCTGGATCAGGCTTAATATTAGCCAGTCTCTCTCTTCTAGACAACTCTGCTAGCATATCTGCATATTGTCAAATAAGAGAAATGAGATGAGTAATATCTTTAAATGGAGAAGTACGTCACCAGGCCATTTGTTATGTCCTGAAAGtcgtatttttcttttctttttctttttgtggcaATTTGCAGAAGACAAGATTTTACAAAGGAACCAACCATATCGGGTTCCAACTCCTTGACATCTTGCAGAGAAAGCCAATGTCTCTCGCACTGTCATTTCGCCAATATGAACATCATGTTGACTGATGTAGGCTGCACTTCTCTGCGGTACAAACTCCTTCATTTCGCGCCCGTTGTAGGTCACCCTCCCACTTAACTGATTCacaaaatttatgtttttttccgAAAAGTTAGAGAATACAGACTATATATAATCCACAAACAAATTGAAGATAGTTAGTAAATTCACCTTTAGTTCAGGGTCAAGCTTTCCTGCCAAAGCTAACAAGAATGTGGTCTTACCAGAACTTGGAGGACCCAATAGCAATGTCATTctgaaaatttcatatttaaaaaatttgattactacATGCTCTATATTCCACAGTTGAAcatgaacaaaaaagaaaaaaaataataaataaaaatgaatattttactgggaaaaaaaataataataaaaacagccaTATGCTCACCTGCTTGGCTTGATGATTCCACTAACATCGTGAAGAATAGAAATACGTTTCTTTCTACTTGGGAGAATATGGAGATAATTCACGAggctcttcaaaataaatgaccAAAGTACTCTATGttagaataatattaaaaataaagataaagaacATTATACAACGCAGTGATGGTGAGAATTAGAATGATTGGTTTTACCTCGAGCATGTTAAAAGTGAAGTTGAAGAAGGTAGGCGAAGCTCTGCCTCCTACACGAGTCTCTGCTTCTACTTCCAGATGCTCATATCGCACTTCTATTGTTGGAACTTCAATTCCAACTCTGAcatattcccaaaaaaataaaaaataaaaaataatcaaattatggttttttttttttttttttgtggttttcgGATAATAACTCATAAAAATTATACTAGCAATAATAACGCATAAAAATGACCTACTCTTTATGCTTGGTTTGAAAACAGGGCCTATACTTTTTAGCAATGTCACCTTATACCATAACATCTTACCATATCAAATCTCTCTGTTATATTTTCAGGAAAGTCATTATATTCACCATGTTATAATCCACatattaatatgaattttatgcttatttaaaagagaaaaatcgcTTCCCCTGTTTGATTACCTCGAAAATTAATAAGATGAACaagaaaaatccataaaaatgtaAATGAGATAAGGAAGGAGAATTTTGTCTTACCTATCAATACGATTCTTAAGCTTGAGCAAGAACTTTTCATTATCTTCATCTGCAACTTTAACCAACCTCTCCATCAACTCCTTCCTCTCTTCAAGTCCAAGATTATTCACATCAATTTCACTTGCGTCGCCGTGCGGCGAAGTGAGTATTCCTTTTCTGAGACGATCATAAGTAGGAAGCTTCTCCAGAGCTGCCCATTTAAGAGCTTCTTCATCATCGTCTTCCCTCGACGACCTCGAGAATATTTCCATATTATTGCTTCTCCACATGGAAGAACTGTTTCTTCGTAAACTATTAGCCGCTCTGTAAATATCACTGCCCTCCATTTTCAAATCTCCCTGAAGCTTAGATACTTCTATACAACTTAAATAAACCCACCAATTCCCTGAgagttatatttatatagatataagtATCTATATCAAACTCTCAGGGCCAAAACAGAGCTAAACCAATAACTCTGTTCTCTGCAACGAGTTCTAGACGCCAACTAAAACCCAGAAATTTAAAAGAATGTATACAATGTTTCagatggaaaagaaaatagataaataaataaaagtttgaaaatgGAAACGTGTCTTGTTTGGCTAGCTTTCAATCTGGATGTCATGCAATAAAAGAGTGTGATATATATAGGGAGAGAAGTACATTCTGTCAAAGCTTAAGGGGCTTTCCATGTTTCTTCCTTACAAGTCAAAATTATATTGGCggggaaattaaattttattataaattatgtttAACATTATCATGATTATTGAAACTCTTTGTTTAATTTCAGCgtaaaaca includes the following:
- the LOC107408521 gene encoding pleiotropic drug resistance protein 1 — encoded protein: MEGSDIYRAANSLRRNSSSMWRSNNMEIFSRSSREDDDEEALKWAALEKLPTYDRLRKGILTSPHGDASEIDVNNLGLEERKELMERLVKVADEDNEKFLLKLKNRIDRVGIEVPTIEVRYEHLEVEAETRVGGRASPTFFNFTFNMLESLVNYLHILPSRKKRISILHDVSGIIKPSRMTLLLGPPSSGKTTFLLALAGKLDPELKLSGRVTYNGREMKEFVPQRSAAYISQHDVHIGEMTVRETLAFSARCQGVGTRYDMLAELSRRERLANIKPDPDIDIYMKAAATEGQESNVVTDYILKVLGLDICADTMVGDEMIRGISGGQRKRVTTGEMLVGPAKALFMDEISTGLDSSTTYSIVNSLKQFVHIFQGTAVISLLQPAPETYNLFDDLILLSDGQIVYQGPREGVLDFFESMGFKCPERKGVADFLQEVTSRKDQEQYWVRKEEPYSFVTVKEFVEAFQSYHVGRKVGDELATPFDESKNHPAALTTKKYGLGKGELLRACISREYLLMKRNSFVYFFKLSQIAITALIGMTVFLRTKMPDDSAEDGQIYVGALFYAVVTVMFNGMSEISMTIAKLPVFYKQRNLLFYPPWAYALPTWVLKIPITLIEVAVWVFLTYYVIGFDPNVGRFFKQYLLLLCVNQMASALFRLIAALGRNMIVANTFGSFALLATFALGGFVLSKDDIKKWWIWGFWISPLMYGQNAILVNEFLGNKWRHILPNSTEPLGVEVLKSGGFFTDEYWYWLGNGALLGFILLFNIGTVIAFTFLNEFGKSGSIKSEDDSSGEKGRAGGSIQLAQRERSSSNQTRSHNEKRGMILPFEPHSITFDDVVYSVDMPQEMRSQGVADDRLVLLKGVSGTFRPGVLTALMGVSGAGKTTLMDVLAGRKTGGYIDGDIRISGYPKKQETFARISGYCEQNDIHSPHVTVYESLLYSAWLRLPTEVDSETRKMFIEEVMELVELNPLRQALVGLPGVNGLSTEQRKRLTIAVELVANPSIIFMDEPTSGLDARAAAIVMRTVRNTVDTGRTVVCTIHQPSIDIFEAFDELFLMKRGGQEIYVGPLGHHSCHLIKYFEGIDGVSKIKDGYNPATWMLEVSSSAQEMVLGVDFAEVYRNSELYRRNKQLVKELSIPAPGSKDLHFPTRYSRSFLTQCVACFWKQRLSYWRNPPYTAVRFLFTTVIALMFGTVFWDLGTKRSKQKDLMNAMGSMYASVLFLGVQNASSVQPVVAIERTVFYREKAAGMYSDLPYAFAQAMIEIPYVFSQAVVYGLIVYAMIGFEWTAAKFFWYLFFMYFTLLYFTFYGMMAVAVSPNHHIASIISSAFYGMFNLFSGYIIPRPRIPVWWRWYYWACPVAWTLYGMVAAQFGDIKDTFGDTDESVEDFLRRYFGFKHDFLGVVAAVIVGFTVLFAFIFAFAIKAFNFQRR